In Acaryochloris marina S15, a single genomic region encodes these proteins:
- the sufR gene encoding iron-sulfur cluster biosynthesis transcriptional regulator SufR: MNTASSTKQDILQHLLKQGQANTHELSEQLQVTPQAIRRHLKDLETEGLILFESVQSGTGRPQHVYQLSRAGRDRFPDHHDTFAIDLLDTLSETVGQEQMRVILRKQWERKALEYQQKLGRGTLAERVAKLVKLREAEGFMAEYYPMPEDADPITATRFILTEYNCAISQVAETFPSVCDNELEMFAIALKDCQVERTHWLVNGEHRCGYLIKAD, translated from the coding sequence GTGAACACAGCATCTTCCACAAAACAAGATATCCTTCAGCATTTGCTCAAGCAGGGTCAGGCCAATACCCATGAGTTATCTGAGCAATTACAGGTCACGCCTCAAGCCATTCGCCGCCATCTCAAGGATCTAGAAACAGAAGGGTTGATTCTGTTTGAAAGCGTCCAATCTGGTACAGGCCGCCCTCAGCATGTCTATCAACTGAGCCGAGCGGGGCGAGATCGCTTCCCGGATCATCACGATACCTTTGCGATCGATTTACTCGATACCCTCTCTGAAACCGTGGGTCAGGAGCAAATGCGGGTTATTCTCCGCAAGCAATGGGAACGCAAAGCCCTTGAATACCAGCAAAAATTAGGCCGGGGCACCTTGGCAGAACGGGTTGCCAAACTCGTCAAACTCCGGGAAGCAGAAGGCTTTATGGCCGAATATTATCCAATGCCCGAAGATGCCGACCCCATAACAGCAACGCGGTTTATCCTCACAGAATATAATTGTGCGATTTCTCAAGTGGCAGAGACTTTTCCCAGCGTTTGTGACAATGAGCTGGAAATGTTTGCCATTGCTCTGAAGGACTGCCAGGTCGAACGGACCCACTGGCTCGTCAATGGCGAACATCGCTGTGGATACTTGATTAAGGCAGATTAG
- a CDS encoding GNAT family acetyltransferase: MLIRNFKPTDQHDVIRLWNKCRLTRPWNNPILDIKRKLDGQPDWLIVAVDASAIIGSVMVGYDGHRGWINYLAVDPDHQRSGIGRELMLEAERRLLHKGCPKISLQIRDDNEEAISFYESIGFSRDPVFSFGKRLIPDAPPYSPDGG, from the coding sequence ATGCTTATTCGAAATTTCAAGCCGACTGACCAACACGACGTCATTCGCCTCTGGAACAAGTGCCGCTTGACACGACCATGGAATAACCCGATCCTCGACATTAAACGTAAGCTGGATGGTCAGCCTGATTGGTTGATCGTAGCTGTCGATGCTTCTGCAATTATCGGTTCTGTGATGGTTGGCTACGATGGTCACCGGGGCTGGATAAATTACCTCGCTGTCGATCCAGATCACCAGCGTTCCGGTATTGGACGCGAGCTGATGCTAGAAGCTGAGCGCAGGTTGCTTCACAAAGGATGTCCGAAGATCAGTCTCCAGATTCGCGACGATAACGAAGAGGCAATCTCGTTCTACGAATCTATCGGATTTTCCCGTGATCCTGTCTTTAGCTTTGGAAAACGCCTGATTCCCGATGCACCACCTTACTCCCCAGACGGCGGATAA
- a CDS encoding TetR/AcrR family transcriptional regulator, giving the protein MPTTKPPRKPVRDRILETACELFYREGIQNVGIDRIIAESGVAKMSLYNHFKSKDALIEAFLRQRDQQWRDRFVTRVEERSADPKQRLLIVFDVLQEWFESPDFRGCAFINATVELANPHHPGCQAALDHQLSVYQYIFDLVEAEGLEPAEPVARQLLLLVQGAIVIAMMQDRPQAAAEAKSAAITLLDSVTNQ; this is encoded by the coding sequence ATGCCCACTACCAAGCCCCCTCGGAAACCTGTTCGTGACCGTATTCTAGAGACGGCCTGCGAACTGTTTTACCGTGAGGGCATTCAAAATGTTGGCATCGACCGGATTATTGCTGAGTCCGGAGTGGCAAAGATGTCTCTCTATAACCATTTCAAGTCCAAAGATGCCTTAATCGAAGCGTTTTTGCGTCAGCGAGATCAGCAGTGGCGAGACAGGTTTGTTACTCGCGTTGAAGAACGAAGTGCTGACCCCAAGCAGCGACTCCTGATCGTGTTTGATGTCTTGCAAGAATGGTTTGAAAGCCCTGATTTCCGGGGCTGTGCATTTATCAATGCCACGGTTGAATTAGCCAATCCCCATCATCCCGGTTGCCAAGCGGCTTTAGACCATCAACTCTCGGTCTATCAATATATCTTTGATTTAGTTGAAGCTGAGGGACTAGAACCTGCCGAACCGGTCGCCCGACAGTTGTTGCTGCTGGTCCAAGGTGCCATCGTGATTGCCATGATGCAAGACCGTCCCCAAGCCGCCGCTGAAGCAAAAAGTGCCGCCATCACATTACTGGATAGCGTGACGAATCAGTAA
- a CDS encoding pyridoxamine 5'-phosphate oxidase family protein — protein sequence MSGWTRETSPFHAGEQAVQERYGIRDRMEKQGRRIIRDFLPEQHRTFYPQLPFLLVGSVDQVGRPWASIVAGQPGFISSPDPQTLSIQAQPIAGDPLQQNLNIGADVGLLGIELPTRRRNRMNGVIQQITPAGFVVEVKQTFGNCPQYIQTRDVQFIPEQANPAALTAVDALDSDLQAFVESADTFFIATRYADSTSNLAHGVDVSHRGGKPGFIRVDDAKTLTFPDFAGNLAFNTIGNLILDPRVGLLFPNFQTRDLLTLTGKADVIWDGDDLQSFAGAERLIQIKLEAGFLLKSALPFQADFQEYSPFLQKTGSWPKTV from the coding sequence ATGTCAGGTTGGACAAGAGAAACATCTCCCTTTCATGCGGGAGAACAGGCGGTTCAAGAACGGTATGGGATTCGCGATCGCATGGAAAAACAAGGACGCCGGATCATCCGCGACTTCCTACCAGAACAGCATCGAACCTTTTATCCGCAGCTCCCCTTCCTGCTTGTGGGTAGCGTTGATCAGGTGGGGCGTCCTTGGGCTTCGATTGTGGCTGGACAACCCGGTTTTATCTCCTCCCCAGATCCGCAAACCCTGAGCATTCAAGCTCAACCCATCGCGGGAGATCCACTTCAACAAAACCTAAACATCGGCGCTGATGTGGGGTTATTAGGGATAGAACTACCCACCCGACGACGCAATCGGATGAATGGGGTGATTCAACAGATCACCCCGGCAGGATTTGTGGTGGAGGTGAAACAAACCTTTGGTAACTGTCCCCAATACATCCAGACCCGCGACGTGCAGTTTATACCTGAACAAGCGAACCCAGCTGCATTAACTGCCGTTGACGCCTTGGATTCAGATCTTCAAGCTTTCGTTGAATCGGCTGATACCTTCTTTATTGCCACGCGCTATGCTGACAGCACGTCTAACCTGGCCCATGGCGTTGATGTCTCCCATCGAGGCGGTAAGCCTGGGTTTATCCGGGTAGATGATGCCAAGACCCTGACTTTCCCAGACTTTGCGGGCAATTTAGCCTTCAATACTATCGGTAACCTAATTCTCGATCCACGGGTCGGACTCCTATTTCCCAACTTTCAAACGAGAGATTTACTGACCTTGACTGGCAAGGCCGACGTGATTTGGGATGGTGACGATCTGCAGTCTTTTGCAGGCGCAGAGCGACTGATTCAAATTAAACTGGAAGCTGGCTTTTTACTGAAATCTGCCTTACCCTTTCAGGCTGACTTTCAAGAGTATTCTCCCTTTCTGCAAAAAACAGGAAGCTGGCCAAAGACCGTCTAG
- a CDS encoding VOC family protein, which yields MTNSAVTQGAHHIGLTVPDLQQTRAFFIDTLGFKQVGEKPDYPAVFVSDGTIMITLWQAVNPEQATPFDRKNVIGLHHFALKMESLTELKELHQTLTQTPGVEIEFAPESLGGSPLHHMMCYIPGGIRMELIAAG from the coding sequence ATGACTAACTCCGCAGTCACTCAAGGCGCTCATCATATTGGATTAACAGTTCCCGACCTCCAACAGACTCGGGCATTCTTTATTGACACTCTTGGATTCAAGCAAGTCGGTGAAAAACCGGATTACCCTGCTGTATTTGTTTCCGATGGCACGATTATGATTACTCTGTGGCAAGCCGTGAATCCAGAACAAGCCACCCCTTTTGATCGCAAAAATGTGATTGGCTTACATCACTTTGCCCTCAAGATGGAAAGCCTGACCGAGTTAAAGGAATTGCATCAAACTCTGACTCAAACCCCTGGCGTTGAAATTGAGTTTGCCCCCGAGTCCCTAGGCGGTTCGCCCCTGCACCATATGATGTGCTACATCCCCGGCGGCATTCGGATGGAATTGATTGCGGCGGGTTAA
- a CDS encoding COR domain-containing protein codes for MAQDKPYQEAERKIAEALRTGATTLNLECSWFANDSEKLTELPESMGQLSQLQELNLSSNQLTTLPESMGQLSQLQELKLSSNQLTTLPEWLGQLSQLQVLYLDSNQLTTLPEWLGQLSQLQVLYLDSNQLTTLPEWLGQLSQLQVLYLDSNQLTTLPEWLGQLSQLQVLYLDSNQLTTLPEWLGQLSQLQELYLSSNQLTTLPESMGQLSQLQELNLSSNQLTTLPEWLGQLSQLQVLYLDSNQLTTLPESMGQLSQLQVLYLENNQLTTLPVSLKHLEQLLGLDLRGNADLSIPSEIAEQWEDSAQEILNYYFSTQGDRGSALRELKLLIVGRGGAGKTSLVKRLNRQPLDLAESETHGINISPLELACHDGPVTARVWDFGGQHVLHAMHEFFLTARSLYLLVLGEREDMAERDAAYWLQLIRSYAGKAPVVIAVNKNKGRSREMDRESLEHNYGPILAWVSTECSEGFDDTVENLRTALTEAANGMQEVRDRFPAKWWTIKERLESMREPYLNFTEYQQLCNELGEQDLQQQETLAAWLNDLGIAINYVEDERLHNTTVLRPDWLANGIYALLRANDAHHEQPFAPNAELTANQLGPIYEGSHQLQMLNAADYPQEKWPFLLQLMNLFQLAFPVDETGQTLLVPTLLSLEPPPNCEEPDAEDRTRLRYEFAVVPGPLLPKLLVRTFSLIDGERRWRRGAILQYGEAHARVWTTQDERWIRITAVGDREDRNELLTMIRVTLQELFAEYKDLHAVEQWEDEGDWIPRRRLEREGKLPIEDDQEEVD; via the coding sequence ATGGCACAAGACAAGCCATATCAAGAGGCTGAACGCAAAATCGCAGAAGCACTTCGGACTGGAGCAACCACACTCAATCTGGAATGTAGTTGGTTCGCTAATGACTCAGAGAAACTCACCGAGTTGCCGGAGTCGATGGGCCAGCTCTCACAGTTGCAGGAGTTGAACCTCTCCAGCAACCAGCTGACAACGCTGCCGGAGTCGATGGGCCAGCTCTCACAGTTGCAGGAGTTGAAACTCTCCAGCAACCAGCTGACAACGCTGCCGGAGTGGTTGGGCCAGCTCTCACAGTTGCAGGTGCTGTACCTCGACAGCAACCAGCTGACAACGCTGCCGGAGTGGTTGGGCCAGCTCTCACAGTTGCAGGTGCTGTACCTCGACAGCAACCAGCTGACAACGCTGCCGGAGTGGTTGGGCCAGCTCTCACAGTTGCAGGTGCTGTACCTCGACAGCAACCAGCTGACAACGCTGCCGGAGTGGTTGGGCCAGCTCTCACAGTTGCAGGTGCTGTACCTCGACAGCAACCAGCTGACAACGCTGCCGGAGTGGTTGGGCCAGCTCTCACAGTTGCAGGAGCTGTACCTCTCCAGCAACCAGCTGACAACGCTGCCGGAGTCGATGGGCCAGCTCTCACAGTTGCAGGAGTTGAACCTCTCCAGCAACCAGCTGACAACGCTGCCGGAGTGGTTGGGCCAGCTCTCACAGTTGCAGGTGCTGTACCTCGACAGCAACCAGCTGACAACGCTGCCGGAGTCGATGGGCCAGCTCTCACAGTTACAGGTGCTGTACCTTGAAAATAACCAACTGACAACGCTGCCAGTGTCACTGAAGCACTTGGAACAACTTTTAGGATTGGACTTGCGAGGGAATGCTGACCTCAGCATTCCGAGCGAGATTGCAGAACAATGGGAAGATTCTGCGCAAGAAATCCTCAACTACTACTTCTCTACACAGGGTGATCGCGGCTCTGCCCTCCGCGAATTAAAACTCCTAATCGTCGGGCGGGGCGGGGCGGGAAAGACCAGTTTGGTCAAACGCCTCAATCGACAGCCCCTCGATCTGGCGGAAAGCGAGACCCATGGAATCAACATCAGTCCATTGGAATTAGCCTGTCATGACGGGCCAGTAACAGCTCGGGTATGGGACTTTGGCGGCCAGCATGTGCTGCATGCCATGCACGAGTTCTTTCTCACAGCCCGCAGTCTATATCTATTGGTGCTCGGCGAACGCGAAGACATGGCCGAACGCGATGCTGCTTACTGGCTACAGCTTATCCGTAGCTATGCCGGGAAAGCTCCGGTTGTTATTGCTGTGAACAAAAATAAGGGTCGGTCCCGCGAGATGGACCGGGAATCGTTAGAACACAACTACGGCCCAATTCTGGCCTGGGTTTCCACCGAATGCTCAGAGGGGTTTGACGATACGGTCGAAAACTTGCGCACAGCGTTAACCGAAGCGGCCAACGGCATGCAAGAGGTCCGTGATCGATTCCCCGCTAAATGGTGGACGATCAAAGAAAGGTTGGAAAGCATGAGAGAGCCGTACCTCAATTTTACCGAGTATCAGCAACTTTGCAACGAACTGGGCGAGCAGGATCTCCAACAGCAGGAAACGTTGGCTGCATGGCTGAACGATCTGGGTATCGCCATCAACTATGTCGAGGATGAGCGTCTCCACAACACCACGGTATTGCGTCCCGACTGGCTGGCCAACGGCATCTATGCCTTGCTGCGTGCCAATGATGCCCATCACGAACAGCCATTTGCGCCGAATGCCGAACTAACGGCCAATCAGCTCGGCCCCATCTACGAGGGTTCTCATCAGTTGCAGATGCTCAACGCAGCCGATTATCCCCAGGAGAAGTGGCCCTTTCTGCTGCAACTGATGAACCTGTTCCAGCTCGCATTCCCAGTCGACGAGACTGGTCAGACGTTACTGGTCCCTACGTTACTGTCACTCGAACCACCCCCGAACTGCGAGGAGCCAGATGCCGAAGACCGCACACGACTGCGCTACGAATTCGCGGTAGTGCCGGGACCACTCTTGCCAAAGTTGTTAGTCCGAACATTCTCCCTAATCGACGGTGAACGCCGCTGGCGACGTGGGGCCATCCTCCAATACGGCGAAGCCCATGCCCGAGTCTGGACCACTCAAGATGAACGCTGGATTCGCATTACAGCTGTGGGCGATAGGGAGGATCGCAACGAATTACTCACGATGATCCGCGTCACGTTGCAGGAACTCTTTGCCGAATATAAAGACCTGCATGCCGTTGAACAGTGGGAAGACGAGGGAGATTGGATTCCCCGCCGTAGACTAGAGCGCGAAGGTAAGTTACCGATAGAAGATGACCAAGAGGAGGTGGACTAA
- a CDS encoding toll/interleukin-1 receptor domain-containing protein, which translates to MRQLNLLGPGPVKLFVSYSHINAAWFQKLRPLLKFRNPSANIAHVWHDQELRAGDRWHDEIQTALERMDVFVCLVSYEFLDSDYIMDIELKHALAQEQKGKVVIVPILLYDMNLKDDCPELNAFNPLPAWNKCWRNYEKDGGHYQDAHQPIRKGLQDAINKVKAKH; encoded by the coding sequence ATGCGCCAGCTCAATCTCCTTGGTCCTGGTCCAGTTAAGTTGTTCGTCAGCTATTCTCATATAAACGCGGCATGGTTCCAAAAGCTCCGCCCGCTGCTAAAGTTCCGAAATCCATCGGCTAACATCGCTCATGTTTGGCACGATCAGGAACTGCGAGCCGGCGACCGTTGGCATGATGAAATTCAAACGGCACTGGAGCGGATGGATGTGTTTGTCTGTTTGGTGAGCTACGAGTTCTTGGATTCGGATTACATCATGGATATTGAACTGAAGCATGCACTGGCTCAAGAGCAAAAAGGTAAGGTGGTGATCGTGCCAATTCTGCTCTACGACATGAACTTGAAGGATGACTGTCCAGAATTGAATGCGTTTAACCCATTACCCGCCTGGAATAAATGCTGGCGAAACTATGAAAAAGACGGCGGACACTACCAAGATGCACACCAACCGATCCGTAAAGGCCTGCAAGATGCAATCAATAAAGTAAAGGCAAAGCATTGA
- a CDS encoding DUF3352 domain-containing protein, translating to MKVVKLGDRTCDRKKATATFAKLDTFAKQNKIEITNSKIGKVKVTHWHIPSVGKNIIGRGWLDDNTMFITVGQPITQVMANRPQKTLDKSDNFQSVTQSLPRDTGYFYVNMEEANRLLFSYPDVAKSEFNTPEVKAILNSIKGIGMVNVQTDSSTLTSEFLLALKPKQ from the coding sequence ATGAAGGTAGTCAAATTAGGAGATAGAACATGCGATCGCAAAAAAGCTACCGCCACATTCGCGAAGCTGGATACCTTTGCCAAGCAAAATAAAATAGAGATTACCAACAGCAAAATTGGCAAGGTTAAGGTCACCCATTGGCATATCCCATCCGTGGGAAAGAACATCATTGGGCGGGGGTGGTTGGATGACAACACTATGTTTATCACCGTGGGCCAACCCATTACTCAAGTCATGGCAAATCGCCCTCAAAAGACCCTGGATAAGAGCGATAATTTCCAATCTGTGACGCAATCTTTACCCCGTGACACAGGTTATTTCTACGTCAATATGGAAGAGGCGAATCGCCTATTGTTTAGTTATCCTGACGTGGCGAAGAGTGAGTTTAATACGCCAGAGGTGAAGGCAATTCTGAACTCAATTAAAGGGATTGGCATGGTGAATGTCCAAACGGATTCATCCACGTTGACCAGTGAGTTTTTATTGGCTTTAAAGCCTAAGCAATAG
- a CDS encoding type II toxin-antitoxin system Phd/YefM family antitoxin: MNTFSSREFNQDVGKAKRAAEDGPVFITDRGALAHVLLTVEQYYRLVQSADSVADLLAMPDAAEVEFESARDKNMTLRQVDLA, encoded by the coding sequence GTGAATACCTTTTCTAGTCGTGAGTTTAATCAAGATGTGGGTAAGGCTAAACGGGCAGCGGAGGATGGACCTGTCTTTATCACGGATCGGGGGGCACTGGCCCATGTGTTATTGACGGTAGAGCAGTATTACAGGCTTGTTCAATCTGCTGACTCTGTCGCCGATTTATTGGCGATGCCTGATGCTGCTGAGGTTGAGTTTGAGTCTGCGCGAGATAAAAATATGACGTTAAGACAAGTGGATCTGGCTTAA
- a CDS encoding type II toxin-antitoxin system VapC family toxin: MFLLDTNVVSELRKVGSKNAHPQVELWARKTPGEQSYISVISIFEIERGVLLTERRDAKQGALLRQWFNDHVLDNYAERILPIHSQVALRCARLHVPDPMPAYDALIAATALVHGLTLVTRNVSDFERTGVEIINPWEFGRG; the protein is encoded by the coding sequence ATGTTTTTGCTCGATACGAATGTTGTATCGGAACTGCGGAAGGTGGGTTCAAAGAATGCTCATCCCCAGGTGGAACTGTGGGCCAGGAAGACGCCGGGGGAGCAATCCTATATTTCAGTCATCTCGATCTTTGAGATTGAACGGGGAGTGCTGCTGACGGAACGGCGTGATGCTAAGCAGGGGGCGCTACTCCGACAGTGGTTTAATGATCATGTGCTAGATAACTATGCAGAGCGTATCTTGCCCATTCATTCCCAAGTCGCGCTGCGTTGCGCGAGGCTCCATGTCCCGGATCCGATGCCTGCTTACGATGCGCTGATTGCGGCTACGGCACTGGTGCATGGTTTGACGCTGGTAACTCGAAATGTCAGTGACTTTGAACGGACTGGGGTGGAGATTATTAATCCTTGGGAGTTTGGTCGTGGGTAG
- a CDS encoding pentapeptide repeat-containing protein encodes MDSNEFIERYADGHRDFSGEFLEGLVLSRLLIQNVDLNGAILNNSEIVKSDIRGVDFRGSMLQNSRFYKTDISKCDFTDADLRGSNFNQVHFKETIFDHANLSESSFTEALISRSSLRFTQLKRLLCWRLKLREVDLSQSVIDYSKLYIYEMDQVKVENLSAIDIELNDGISFDEIIEEDGEVMSYVFEELLD; translated from the coding sequence ATGGACAGCAATGAATTTATAGAAAGATATGCTGATGGGCATAGAGACTTTAGTGGCGAATTTCTTGAAGGGCTAGTATTGAGCAGGCTACTAATTCAGAATGTAGATCTAAATGGTGCCATTCTAAATAATTCGGAAATTGTTAAATCAGATATTAGAGGAGTAGATTTTCGTGGTTCGATGTTGCAGAATTCAAGATTCTATAAAACTGACATCTCTAAGTGTGATTTTACTGATGCTGACTTGAGAGGATCAAATTTCAATCAAGTTCATTTCAAGGAGACGATATTTGATCATGCTAACTTAAGTGAATCAAGCTTTACAGAAGCTTTAATCTCTAGATCCAGTCTTAGATTTACCCAGCTTAAAAGGCTTTTGTGTTGGAGGCTAAAGCTCAGAGAGGTTGACTTAAGTCAAAGTGTAATTGACTATTCTAAGCTCTATATTTATGAAATGGATCAAGTAAAAGTCGAGAATTTAAGCGCAATAGATATTGAGCTGAATGATGGTATTAGTTTTGATGAAATTATTGAAGAAGATGGTGAGGTTATGAGTTACGTCTTCGAAGAACTGCTTGACTAA
- a CDS encoding DUF3352 domain-containing protein: MMAFLPAEKSGGTPGFMVVIGIKDKLAASDFYNKVKKEDGLKIQETKQYKGVEIVKIGADKSDKPGYVAILENHLAASDQVATVKKAIDASKGAPSLGTTGESAKAFQSLKLENSVTQFHLLDYAEVIEQLDILDEADTPEIPPELKDQLKKVKSVSMGMGIDDQGIRFRSVTQVDPQLWKGQFDPIPGKIISRFPANTWLSANGGNIKKQWPLFVDQFSGIPEFASAIDAMRIYVRQTTRLDLERDIFSWMDGEVGFALIPSKEGILEPVGFGGALVFDTSDRKKATATFAKLDTFAKQNKIEITNSKIGKVKVTHWQIPSVGKNIIGRGWLDDNTVFVTFGQPITQVMANRPEKTLDKSDNFQSVTESLPQDSGYFYINMEEVNRLLFSYPEVANNSEFNTPEVKAILNSIQGIGMANAQTDSSTLTSEFLLALKPKQ; encoded by the coding sequence ATGATGGCATTTTTGCCAGCAGAGAAGTCAGGCGGGACACCTGGATTTATGGTGGTGATTGGCATCAAGGACAAACTCGCGGCCTCAGATTTCTATAACAAGGTGAAAAAAGAGGATGGCTTAAAAATCCAAGAAACCAAGCAGTATAAAGGGGTGGAGATTGTCAAAATAGGGGCTGATAAATCAGACAAACCCGGATATGTCGCTATTCTGGAGAACCACCTGGCGGCATCGGATCAAGTCGCTACGGTCAAAAAAGCCATTGATGCATCGAAAGGGGCTCCTTCTTTAGGGACGACTGGAGAGTCGGCTAAAGCCTTTCAGTCCCTAAAATTAGAAAATTCAGTGACCCAGTTCCATCTTCTGGACTATGCCGAAGTCATTGAGCAACTGGATATTTTGGATGAAGCAGATACGCCTGAGATACCACCAGAACTTAAAGATCAGCTCAAGAAGGTGAAATCAGTTTCCATGGGCATGGGAATTGACGATCAGGGGATTCGCTTCAGAAGTGTAACTCAAGTCGATCCACAGCTTTGGAAAGGACAATTTGACCCAATTCCCGGCAAGATCATCTCTCGCTTCCCTGCCAACACGTGGCTGTCTGCTAATGGGGGAAATATCAAGAAACAGTGGCCGCTTTTTGTAGACCAGTTCTCGGGTATTCCTGAATTTGCCTCTGCCATCGATGCGATGCGCATTTATGTGCGTCAAACCACTCGACTGGATTTGGAGCGAGACATTTTTAGCTGGATGGATGGTGAGGTGGGTTTTGCCCTAATTCCCAGTAAGGAAGGCATTCTCGAACCCGTTGGCTTTGGGGGAGCGCTGGTGTTTGATACGAGCGATCGCAAAAAAGCTACCGCCACATTCGCGAAGCTGGATACCTTTGCCAAGCAAAATAAAATAGAGATTACCAACAGCAAAATTGGCAAGGTTAAGGTCACCCATTGGCAAATCCCATCCGTGGGAAAGAACATCATTGGGCGGGGGTGGTTGGATGACAACACGGTGTTTGTGACCTTTGGTCAACCCATTACTCAAGTCATGGCGAATCGACCCGAAAAGACTCTTGATAAGAGCGATAATTTCCAATCTGTGACAGAATCTTTACCCCAAGACTCAGGTTACTTCTACATCAATATGGAAGAAGTAAATCGTCTGCTGTTTAGTTATCCAGAGGTGGCGAACAACAGTGAGTTTAATACGCCAGAGGTGAAAGCTATTCTTAACTCGATCCAAGGGATTGGTATGGCGAATGCCCAAACGGATTCATCCACCTTGACCAGTGAGTTTTTGTTGGCCTTAAAGCCTAAGCAATAA
- a CDS encoding ISL3 family transposase codes for MDNSIRIPLNLPDVQVLELSKTERGDWLIKIESTLQGTTCHKCGHEITDLHCHDQALRIRHLPLFEVPVYLEIRPKRYRCGYCDDHPTTTQRLEWHEPRSPNTKAYEHWLLRILINSTVSDVARKLGVSEGVVSGIIDRWIACPVDWSEYLDLKVIGIDEISLKRGHRDFVVLITIPTTGGVDILAVLADRKQQTVANFLQSIPLHLRQTIERVCTDMYQGFVSAVREQLPQTKVVIDRFHVAKAYRNCADTVRKREVKRLRQELSKQDYDSIKGAMWAFRKRPENLQESEQQLLERVFAYSPEMKQAYKLREELTQIFEGRYTKNGAKCAIRAWCKRVLKSDIKDFESFLTTVNNWMDEMTNYFLEGWTSGFVEGFNNRVKVLKRRCYGIFDIERLFQRISLDLNGYQTFALT; via the coding sequence ATGGATAACTCAATTCGCATTCCCCTCAACCTTCCCGATGTTCAAGTTCTAGAGCTATCGAAGACGGAACGAGGGGATTGGCTGATCAAAATTGAGAGTACTCTGCAAGGAACAACCTGCCACAAATGTGGACATGAGATTACTGACCTTCATTGCCATGATCAGGCTCTTCGAATTCGTCACTTGCCATTGTTCGAAGTACCAGTGTATTTAGAAATTCGGCCCAAGCGCTATCGATGCGGGTATTGCGATGACCATCCCACAACAACTCAACGCTTAGAATGGCATGAACCTCGTAGTCCCAATACAAAAGCTTATGAGCATTGGCTTCTGCGTATCCTGATCAACTCAACGGTCTCAGATGTTGCTAGAAAACTAGGCGTTAGTGAAGGTGTCGTCAGTGGCATTATTGATCGCTGGATTGCCTGTCCAGTTGACTGGAGCGAATATTTAGACCTCAAAGTCATCGGGATTGACGAGATTTCTCTGAAAAGAGGCCACCGTGATTTTGTAGTTTTGATCACGATTCCTACCACAGGCGGAGTCGACATATTGGCAGTTCTGGCTGACCGTAAACAACAGACCGTTGCAAATTTCCTTCAATCGATTCCCCTTCATTTACGCCAAACCATTGAGCGGGTTTGTACTGATATGTATCAAGGATTTGTCAGTGCAGTCCGTGAACAACTCCCTCAAACAAAAGTTGTCATTGACCGCTTTCATGTGGCCAAAGCCTATCGTAATTGCGCCGATACAGTTCGTAAACGGGAGGTCAAACGTCTACGCCAAGAACTCTCTAAGCAAGATTATGACAGTATCAAAGGTGCGATGTGGGCCTTTCGAAAACGGCCTGAGAATCTCCAGGAGTCAGAACAACAGTTGCTTGAGCGAGTGTTTGCTTATTCTCCTGAGATGAAGCAGGCCTACAAACTCCGAGAGGAATTGACACAGATATTTGAGGGTAGGTACACCAAAAACGGAGCTAAATGTGCCATCCGGGCTTGGTGTAAACGAGTCCTCAAAAGTGACATCAAGGATTTTGAGAGTTTCCTGACCACTGTCAACAATTGGATGGATGAGATGACCAACTATTTTCTGGAGGGATGGACCAGTGGCTTTGTCGAAGGATTTAACAACCGAGTTAAGGTCCTAAAAAGACGATGCTACGGTATTTTCGATATTGAAAGGCTCTTCCAAAGGATTTCGCTTGACCTCAATGGGTATCAGACTTTTGCCTTGACCTAA